In the genome of Staphylococcus durrellii, one region contains:
- a CDS encoding PH domain-containing protein, translating into MNDFKQMDLNGKRVMALRSTILTFIILAIIVIILIVDTMWLDWLSKKTIMWVGIIGIIVLLLNILIGTLVIPRYRFLIFKYKLDNDKIVVHTGLWFITTKNIPLFRIQNVDIHEGIIMRKYNLANVNLSTAAGNAEINFVTKQEADIIKQHIRVVTREYL; encoded by the coding sequence ATGAATGATTTTAAGCAGATGGATTTAAATGGTAAAAGAGTCATGGCGCTACGATCAACTATTCTAACTTTTATTATTTTGGCAATAATAGTAATAATACTTATTGTAGATACAATGTGGTTAGATTGGTTAAGTAAGAAGACGATTATGTGGGTTGGTATCATTGGGATAATAGTATTACTACTCAATATACTCATTGGTACTTTAGTAATACCACGTTATCGATTTTTAATATTCAAATATAAATTAGATAATGATAAAATCGTTGTTCATACAGGGTTGTGGTTTATTACTACAAAAAATATACCCTTATTTAGAATACAAAATGTTGATATCCATGAAGGCATCATTATGAGAAAGTATAATTTAGCTAATGTGAACTTATCAACTGCAGCTGGCAACGCTGAAATAAATTTTGTTACGAAACAAGAAGCAGACATAATAAAGCAACATATAAGAGTCGTTACACGAGAATACTTATAA
- a CDS encoding PH domain-containing protein yields MSNDYVIIKIKIHAERVEKMIRDNIYYRSPKKVLKYYYLTEGLLLLVGIIIGIALILLTHYYNWWNAIHYIVIVGMVVDVFYFVVTPVIKYKFTFYKIETDYVAISKQFFFKKTELVKFERTQIVNRKSNPVLDILGLSKTSIHTAGHVVNLPLIQNKDAETVETSILSYLRGADFDV; encoded by the coding sequence GTGTCTAATGACTATGTTATAATAAAAATCAAAATTCATGCTGAAAGAGTTGAGAAAATGATACGTGATAACATATATTATCGCAGCCCTAAAAAAGTATTGAAATATTATTATTTAACAGAAGGATTATTACTATTAGTTGGTATCATTATAGGAATAGCCCTAATTTTACTAACGCATTATTACAATTGGTGGAATGCAATTCATTATATAGTTATAGTAGGTATGGTTGTTGATGTTTTTTATTTTGTAGTGACACCAGTAATTAAATATAAATTCACTTTTTATAAAATTGAGACAGATTATGTAGCAATTTCAAAGCAATTTTTCTTTAAGAAAACTGAATTGGTAAAATTTGAAAGAACTCAAATAGTTAATAGAAAAAGTAATCCTGTACTAGATATATTAGGTTTAAGTAAAACATCGATACACACTGCAGGTCATGTTGTTAACTTACCATTGATTCAAAACAAGGACGCTGAAACAGTTGAAACTTCGATATTATCATATTTGAGAGGAGCAGATTTTGATGTATAA
- the acpS gene encoding holo-ACP synthase, with protein sequence MIYGIGIDLIEIQRIESLYKRQQKFVNRILSEQEIEKFNTFINTKRKIEFLAGRFACKEAYSKALGTGLGKTVAFHDIDCFNDDLGKPCIEHKDYVVHVSITHTETYAMSEVILEYK encoded by the coding sequence ATGATATATGGCATAGGTATTGATTTAATAGAAATTCAACGTATTGAAAGTTTGTATAAAAGACAACAAAAGTTTGTTAATAGAATTTTGTCAGAGCAAGAAATAGAAAAATTTAATACGTTTATTAATACTAAACGTAAAATTGAGTTTTTAGCAGGTAGATTTGCTTGCAAAGAAGCATATAGTAAAGCGCTAGGTACAGGACTCGGAAAGACGGTAGCATTTCATGATATTGATTGTTTTAATGACGATTTAGGTAAACCTTGTATTGAGCATAAAGACTATGTTGTTCATGTGAGTATTACACATACTGAGACCTATGCAATGAGTGAAGTAATATTAGAATATAAATAA
- the csoZ gene encoding putative copper chaperone CsoZ, with product METKVIFITGLKTLEQAAALKKDLLNIIGVYHTNVDVQNSSVQVTFETPANLNNIEKEIYDKGYTINF from the coding sequence ATGGAAACAAAAGTAATCTTTATTACAGGTTTAAAAACTTTAGAACAAGCAGCAGCATTAAAAAAAGATTTGTTAAATATTATCGGTGTTTATCATACTAACGTAGATGTTCAAAATAGTTCTGTTCAAGTTACTTTTGAAACGCCCGCTAATTTAAATAATATAGAAAAAGAAATATATGATAAGGGTTATACAATAAACTTTTAA
- a CDS encoding UDP-N-acetylmuramoyl-tripeptide--D-alanyl-D-alanine ligase, whose protein sequence is MIEVTLKQIQAWIDCDIDKQFLNQSITGVTIDSRHIERKMLFIPFKGENVDGHKFVKQALNDGAGASFYQKGEAIDESINGPIIWVDDILSALQQLAQAYLRYVNPQVIAVTGSNGKTTTKDMIESVLKPQFKVKKTRGNYNNEIGMPLTILQLDQDTEISILEMGMSGYHEIELLSKIAEPDIAIITNIGESHMQDLGSREGIAQAKFEITLGLKQGGLFIYDGDEPLLKSHVDKLKDVKLTSVGLDNNNTYVCKIDDFATEGIAFSINDTEQYALPILGTHNMKNAAIAIAVGKRLNLDYETIYNNLKQVKLTGMRMEQHISDEGLVVINDAYNASPTSMKAAIDTLSNMSGRKILVLGDVLELGQDSKLMHEEVGSYLSNKGISFLFTYGSEAAYIYDKGQNKVEQAKHFDDKVQLIKYLNGIVQVEDKILIKGSRGMKLEEVVEALI, encoded by the coding sequence ATGATCGAAGTAACATTAAAACAAATACAAGCATGGATTGATTGTGACATTGATAAGCAATTCTTAAATCAGTCTATTACTGGCGTGACGATAGACTCACGACATATAGAGCGCAAAATGTTATTCATTCCTTTTAAAGGAGAAAACGTTGATGGTCATAAGTTTGTGAAACAAGCTTTAAATGATGGTGCAGGCGCAAGCTTTTATCAAAAAGGTGAAGCTATTGATGAATCTATTAACGGTCCAATTATTTGGGTAGATGATATTTTAAGTGCTCTACAACAACTAGCACAAGCTTATTTACGTTACGTAAACCCACAAGTAATTGCAGTTACAGGATCTAATGGCAAAACCACTACTAAAGATATGATTGAAAGTGTGTTAAAGCCTCAATTCAAAGTTAAAAAAACGCGCGGTAATTATAATAATGAAATTGGCATGCCTCTTACAATTTTGCAATTAGACCAAGATACTGAAATTTCCATTCTTGAAATGGGAATGTCTGGATATCATGAAATTGAACTATTATCTAAAATTGCAGAACCCGATATTGCCATAATTACAAATATTGGCGAATCACATATGCAAGATTTAGGCTCACGAGAAGGTATCGCGCAAGCTAAGTTTGAAATTACTTTAGGACTAAAGCAAGGTGGTTTGTTTATTTATGATGGTGATGAACCATTATTAAAATCACATGTAGATAAATTGAAAGATGTAAAATTGACGAGCGTAGGTTTAGATAATAACAATACGTATGTTTGTAAAATAGATGACTTTGCTACAGAAGGTATTGCTTTTTCTATAAATGACACGGAACAATATGCTTTGCCTATACTAGGAACACATAATATGAAAAATGCAGCAATCGCTATAGCAGTAGGAAAAAGATTAAATTTAGATTATGAAACGATATATAATAACTTAAAACAAGTAAAACTCACTGGTATGCGTATGGAACAACATATTAGTGACGAAGGCTTAGTTGTTATAAACGATGCTTATAATGCAAGTCCTACAAGTATGAAAGCGGCAATTGATACTTTATCTAATATGTCGGGACGCAAGATTTTAGTATTAGGCGATGTATTAGAATTAGGGCAAGACAGTAAGTTAATGCATGAAGAAGTCGGCAGTTATTTATCTAATAAAGGTATTAGTTTCTTATTTACTTATGGTAGTGAAGCTGCTTATATTTATGATAAAGGCCAAAATAAAGTAGAACAGGCGAAACATTTCGATGACAAAGTGCAATTAATTAAATATTTAAATGGTATAGTGCAAGTCGAGGACAAAATTTTAATTAAAGGTTCTAGAGGTATGAAGCTAGAAGAAGTCGTAGAAGCCTTAATATAA
- a CDS encoding D-alanine--D-alanine ligase, whose amino-acid sequence MAKENICILYGGKSAEHDVSILTAQNVLNAIDKEVYRVDIIYITNDGQWKKKTDIVNEISDIDYLRLSDTEAGDISRLLSTEKNQRPYSGVFPLLHGPNGEDGTMQGLFEVLDLPYVGNGVLAASSTMDKLVMKQLFAHRGLPQLPYVSFLRSEYQKYQGNILKLVHDKLEYPVFVKPANLGSSVGISKCNNEEELKTGIEEAFQFDRKLVIEQGIDAREIEVAVLGNDYPETTWPGEVIKDVAFYDYKSKYKDGKIRLDIPADLDKEVQLTLRNMAVEAFKATDCSGLLRADFFVTEDNQVFINETNAMPGFTEFSMYPSLWENMGVPYGDLIKKLIELAKEKHEDKKKNKYSIN is encoded by the coding sequence ATGGCTAAAGAAAATATTTGTATCTTGTATGGAGGTAAAAGTGCCGAACACGATGTGTCGATTTTAACAGCTCAAAATGTCCTGAATGCGATTGATAAAGAGGTTTATCGCGTAGATATCATTTATATTACAAACGATGGACAATGGAAAAAGAAAACAGATATCGTTAACGAAATTTCGGACATAGATTACTTAAGATTAAGTGACACTGAAGCGGGAGATATATCTCGATTACTATCCACAGAAAAAAATCAACGCCCATATAGTGGAGTCTTTCCTTTATTGCATGGTCCCAATGGTGAAGACGGCACTATGCAAGGCTTATTCGAAGTATTAGATTTACCATACGTTGGTAATGGTGTATTAGCCGCATCAAGTACAATGGATAAATTAGTGATGAAGCAATTATTTGCGCATAGAGGTTTGCCTCAATTACCATATGTTAGCTTCTTAAGAAGTGAATACCAAAAGTACCAAGGTAATATCTTAAAATTAGTACATGATAAACTTGAATATCCCGTGTTTGTTAAACCTGCTAACTTAGGTTCTAGTGTAGGTATAAGCAAATGTAATAATGAAGAGGAATTAAAAACAGGTATCGAAGAAGCGTTCCAATTTGACCGCAAACTTGTTATCGAACAAGGAATCGATGCACGTGAAATAGAAGTTGCCGTGTTGGGAAATGACTACCCTGAAACTACTTGGCCTGGAGAAGTTATAAAAGATGTAGCATTTTATGATTACAAGTCTAAATATAAAGATGGTAAGATTCGATTGGATATACCTGCTGATTTGGATAAAGAAGTACAATTAACATTAAGAAATATGGCGGTAGAAGCTTTTAAAGCAACTGATTGTTCAGGTTTATTACGTGCAGACTTCTTCGTTACTGAAGATAATCAAGTCTTCATCAACGAAACAAATGCAATGCCAGGTTTCACTGAATTTAGTATGTACCCTAGTCTATGGGAAAACATGGGGGTACCATATGGTGACCTAATTAAAAAATTAATAGAGTTAGCTAAAGAGAAACATGAAGATAAGAAGAAAAATAAATACAGTATTAATTGA
- a CDS encoding FtsW/RodA/SpoVE family cell cycle protein, protein MSNSRRSKEHSWLRRVDWILVGVIVILAIISVSLIHSAMGGGQYSANFSVRQILYYILGAIIAGLIMIVSPKKLIKYSYLLYFILCFGLFVLIIIPETPFTPIINGAKSWYKLGPISVQPSEFMKIVLILALAKLVMQHNKFTFNKSLETDFKLLLKIIGISLLPMALILLQNDLGTTLVLCAIIVGVIIASGITWKLLAPVFLIVITFASSILLAMIYRPSLIESLLGVKTYQLGRISSWLDPYTYSSGDGYHLTESLKAIGSGQLLGKGFNHGEVYIPENHTDFIFSVVGEEFGFIGSVILLLIFLGLIFHLIRLATNDENPFNKLFLIGFVSLLLFHILQNIGMTIQLLPITGIPLPFISYGGSSLWSLMCGVGVALSIYYHQPKRFNEDTTKTPLRQKTS, encoded by the coding sequence ATGAGTAATTCACGTCGTTCAAAAGAACACAGTTGGTTGCGACGCGTCGATTGGATTTTAGTGGGCGTTATCGTGATATTAGCTATTATTAGTGTGAGTTTAATACATTCTGCTATGGGCGGAGGTCAATACAGCGCTAACTTTAGTGTGAGACAAATATTATATTATATATTAGGAGCTATTATTGCTGGCTTAATTATGATCGTCTCTCCTAAAAAGTTAATAAAGTACAGTTATTTATTGTATTTTATTTTATGTTTTGGATTGTTTGTATTGATTATCATTCCAGAAACACCTTTTACTCCTATAATCAATGGTGCCAAAAGTTGGTACAAGCTAGGTCCAATTAGTGTCCAACCTTCTGAATTTATGAAAATAGTATTGATATTAGCATTAGCCAAATTAGTAATGCAACATAATAAGTTTACTTTTAACAAATCGCTCGAAACAGATTTTAAATTATTACTTAAAATTATCGGTATATCATTATTACCAATGGCACTTATTTTATTACAGAATGACTTAGGTACTACACTAGTGCTTTGCGCTATCATAGTAGGTGTCATTATAGCTAGTGGCATTACGTGGAAATTATTAGCACCTGTCTTTTTAATAGTCATTACATTTGCGTCGAGTATCTTGCTAGCAATGATTTATAGACCTTCATTAATTGAAAGTTTATTAGGTGTTAAAACATATCAGTTAGGAAGAATAAGTTCTTGGTTAGATCCATATACTTATAGTAGCGGGGATGGTTATCATTTAACAGAATCTCTTAAAGCTATTGGCTCTGGTCAATTGTTAGGTAAAGGGTTTAATCATGGTGAAGTCTACATTCCAGAAAATCACACTGACTTTATCTTTTCAGTTGTAGGCGAAGAATTTGGTTTTATTGGTTCTGTCATTCTACTGCTTATTTTCTTAGGTTTAATCTTTCACCTAATACGATTAGCAACAAATGATGAAAATCCGTTTAATAAGCTATTCTTAATTGGTTTTGTCTCATTATTACTATTCCATATATTACAAAATATTGGTATGACAATTCAGTTACTACCTATTACTGGTATACCATTACCATTTATAAGTTATGGTGGTAGCTCATTATGGAGCCTGATGTGTGGGGTTGGTGTAGCACTCTCTATATATTACCATCAACCGAAACGATTTAATGAAGATACGACCAAGACGCCATTACGACAAAAAACTTCATAG
- the cshA gene encoding degradosome RNA helicase CshA, giving the protein MQNFKELGISAKTVETLESMGFTEATPIQKDSIPLALAGRDVLGQAQTGTGKTGAFGIPLIEKVVGKEGVQSLILAPTRELAMQVAEQLKEFSKDQKVQVVTVFGGMPIDRQIKALKKGPQIVVGTPGRVIDHLNRRTLKTTGIHTLILDEADEMMNMGFIDDMRFIMDKIPAEQRQTMLFSATMPKAIQNLVQQFMNSPEIVKTMDNKMSNPQIDEYYTIVKELEKFDTFTNFLDVHQPELAIVFGRTKRRVDELTSALLSKGYKAEGLHGDITQAKRLEVLKKFKNDQIDIFTQAKRLEVLKKFKNDQIDILVATDVAARGLDISGVSHVYNFDIPQDTESYTHRIGRTGRAGKEGIAVTFVNPIEMDYIRQIEQANDRQMNALRPPHRKEVLKARENDIKEKVQNWMSKDNEPRLQRIAGQLLEEYNDVELIASLLQELVEANDEVEVQLTFEKPLARKGRPAKGPRRNNNNNNNKRGNKFDNKGRRGKPAFNKKGKKDRTSDRKDNKKPMKGRTFAEHQK; this is encoded by the coding sequence TTGCAAAATTTTAAAGAATTAGGGATATCGGCTAAAACAGTAGAAACCCTAGAATCAATGGGGTTTACAGAAGCCACACCAATTCAAAAAGATAGTATTCCACTTGCTTTAGCAGGTAGAGACGTATTAGGACAAGCTCAAACAGGTACTGGTAAAACAGGAGCTTTTGGCATTCCTTTAATAGAAAAAGTAGTAGGTAAAGAAGGCGTTCAATCGTTAATTTTAGCTCCTACAAGAGAATTAGCTATGCAAGTCGCTGAACAATTAAAAGAGTTTAGTAAAGATCAAAAAGTACAAGTAGTTACTGTATTTGGTGGAATGCCAATCGATCGTCAAATTAAAGCTCTGAAAAAAGGGCCACAAATCGTAGTAGGTACACCAGGGCGTGTGATCGACCACTTAAACCGTCGTACTTTAAAAACTACTGGTATCCACACATTAATATTGGATGAAGCAGATGAAATGATGAACATGGGCTTTATTGATGATATGAGATTTATTATGGATAAAATACCGGCTGAACAACGTCAAACTATGTTGTTTTCAGCTACAATGCCTAAAGCCATCCAAAATTTAGTACAACAATTTATGAATTCACCTGAAATTGTTAAAACGATGGACAACAAAATGTCAAATCCACAAATTGATGAATATTATACGATTGTTAAAGAATTAGAGAAATTTGATACTTTCACTAACTTCTTAGATGTACATCAACCAGAGTTAGCGATTGTCTTCGGTAGAACTAAACGTCGTGTTGATGAATTAACAAGTGCATTGTTATCTAAAGGCTACAAAGCTGAAGGCTTACATGGTGATATTACTCAAGCTAAAAGATTAGAAGTCTTAAAAAAATTCAAAAACGACCAAATTGATATTTTTACTCAAGCTAAAAGATTAGAAGTCTTAAAAAAATTCAAAAACGACCAAATTGATATTTTAGTAGCTACAGACGTTGCTGCACGTGGATTAGATATTTCTGGCGTAAGTCATGTTTATAACTTTGATATTCCACAAGATACAGAAAGTTATACTCATAGAATAGGTCGTACTGGTCGTGCCGGTAAAGAAGGTATTGCGGTTACTTTTGTTAACCCAATTGAAATGGATTATATCCGCCAGATTGAGCAAGCCAATGATCGTCAAATGAATGCTTTACGTCCACCACATCGTAAAGAAGTATTAAAAGCGCGTGAAAATGATATTAAAGAAAAAGTACAAAATTGGATGTCTAAAGACAATGAACCTCGATTACAACGCATCGCTGGTCAACTTTTAGAAGAATACAATGATGTAGAATTAATTGCTTCATTACTACAAGAATTAGTCGAAGCAAACGATGAAGTTGAAGTGCAACTTACATTCGAAAAACCACTAGCAAGAAAAGGACGCCCTGCTAAAGGTCCACGTCGCAATAACAACAACAACAATAATAAACGTGGAAACAAATTCGACAACAAAGGTCGTCGTGGCAAACCGGCGTTTAATAAAAAAGGTAAAAAAGATAGAACTTCAGATAGAAAAGACAACAAAAAGCCGATGAAAGGTCGTACTTTCGCCGAACACCAAAAATAA
- a CDS encoding Lmo0850 family protein translates to MNKNNDKLQNVVKLLSSLGVNIKKTKSRFEVMHTLPTTVKTTNELK, encoded by the coding sequence ATGAATAAGAACAACGACAAATTACAAAACGTAGTTAAGCTATTATCATCATTAGGGGTAAACATAAAGAAAACTAAATCAAGATTTGAAGTTATGCATACTTTACCAACTACTGTGAAGACCACTAACGAACTGAAATAG
- a CDS encoding PH domain-containing protein: MYKPQKLHPISYISGIIEAIKQNFVLVIIFLVFNLKDFDFKNYTSYIYPGIVAIIFIVSFIIHSLKVYKTRYWIEKDHFILTSGVFTKQRKELNIRRIQSVDTTQGLVNQLVGGVVLQIKTPSDGIELDTVSKKQSQLIQQAIKQQQLSLQDNVVNDEVLQSDNDNNVETTSNSTDQLYKLSFKNLLLMAMTSGAIGIAFAAIMPILGGFSDIIPWNAITNKVEHIAQAVSIIVIIIVFTILILSYIIGTIITIVRYFNYTLTQENNQLNISYGLFKIQNITVPTDRVQAVIENQSFLRKIFGYTAIHFVITSDMDRNLDDETIDGKVMVLPFIKRRDAFNIIKGLVPYFEFNESEKGMPLRSLHRYFIKEFFVLLIIGIVGTYFWSAWSVVIVSVVLLFFISNAILNVKYAGYKVNNEEIVVHNVSIIGVKNNYFKRDKILGMENTQTPFLKRSNLTTFRYIIAKASGMQKIGLKYEDSSTVQSLKKWYLRGVWHE, encoded by the coding sequence ATGTATAAACCTCAAAAGTTACATCCAATTTCTTATATTTCAGGTATTATAGAAGCGATAAAGCAAAACTTTGTCCTTGTTATCATTTTCTTAGTATTTAATTTAAAAGACTTTGATTTTAAAAATTATACTTCATATATTTATCCAGGCATAGTAGCTATTATCTTTATAGTTTCATTTATTATACATTCATTAAAAGTTTATAAGACAAGATATTGGATTGAAAAAGATCACTTTATATTAACGTCAGGTGTTTTTACCAAACAACGTAAAGAATTAAATATCCGACGTATTCAATCTGTCGACACTACTCAAGGATTAGTCAATCAACTCGTTGGCGGAGTTGTCTTGCAAATAAAAACACCGAGTGATGGTATAGAATTAGATACAGTCTCTAAAAAACAAAGTCAACTTATACAACAAGCCATTAAACAGCAACAGTTGAGCCTACAAGATAATGTAGTAAATGATGAAGTACTTCAGAGCGATAATGACAATAATGTTGAAACTACGAGTAATTCAACGGATCAACTTTATAAATTAAGCTTTAAAAATTTACTATTAATGGCGATGACAAGTGGTGCAATCGGTATAGCTTTTGCTGCTATAATGCCTATTTTAGGTGGTTTTTCAGATATTATCCCATGGAATGCTATTACAAATAAGGTAGAACATATTGCACAAGCGGTTTCTATTATAGTGATAATTATTGTTTTTACTATACTTATATTAAGTTATATTATTGGAACAATCATTACCATAGTACGTTATTTTAATTACACGCTAACTCAAGAGAACAACCAACTTAATATTTCGTATGGATTATTTAAAATTCAAAATATCACTGTTCCTACAGATAGGGTACAAGCAGTTATAGAAAATCAATCTTTTTTACGTAAAATTTTTGGTTATACTGCAATTCATTTTGTAATTACAAGTGATATGGATAGAAATTTGGACGATGAAACTATCGATGGCAAAGTAATGGTTTTACCATTTATTAAACGTAGAGACGCTTTTAATATTATTAAAGGATTAGTTCCTTATTTTGAGTTTAATGAATCCGAAAAAGGTATGCCTTTGAGAAGCTTGCACCGTTACTTTATAAAAGAGTTTTTCGTATTACTAATTATTGGGATTGTTGGAACTTATTTTTGGTCTGCTTGGTCAGTTGTTATTGTGAGTGTTGTGTTATTGTTCTTTATAAGTAATGCAATATTAAATGTGAAATATGCTGGATATAAAGTAAACAATGAAGAAATAGTAGTGCATAATGTTTCGATAATAGGTGTTAAAAATAACTATTTTAAACGAGACAAAATCTTAGGTATGGAAAATACTCAAACACCCTTCCTTAAAAGAAGCAACCTGACAACTTTTAGATACATTATTGCAAAGGCGTCAGGAATGCAAAAGATTGGTTTAAAATATGAAGATTCAAGCACAGTTCAAAGTTTGAAAAAATGGTATTTAAGAGGTGTGTGGCATGAATGA
- the csoR gene encoding copper-sensing transcriptional repressor CsoR translates to MTGVSQAHHSTQTKNNLKSRLNRIEGQVKAINRMIDEDVYCDDVLTQIRATRSALNSVATKLLDHHMKSCIMEKIENGENEAAMEELLVTFQKLMKD, encoded by the coding sequence ATGACTGGAGTATCTCAAGCCCATCACTCTACACAAACTAAAAATAATTTAAAATCTCGTTTAAACCGTATCGAAGGACAGGTAAAAGCAATTAATCGTATGATAGATGAAGATGTCTATTGTGATGATGTGTTAACCCAAATTAGAGCAACGCGTTCGGCTTTGAATAGTGTGGCAACTAAATTATTGGATCATCATATGAAGAGTTGTATTATGGAAAAAATTGAAAATGGTGAGAATGAAGCAGCTATGGAAGAACTGCTAGTTACTTTTCAAAAATTAATGAAAGACTAA